The nucleotide window TAGCTTTGCCAATAGCTAACCACTCATCCTCAAAAATTACGTTATCATTAATTTCTAGTTTAATAGCCAACATTCTCATTAATTCCACTTCAGTTATTCCTCTCTTTGGTAGAATTGGCTTATTGAAAACTAGATAATTGTGCCAATAACTGTAAACCACGTCCTCTTTCTCAAGATATGTGGGAGCTGGTAATACTACATTAGCTATCTTTGCAGTTTCTGACCAGTATGGATCATGTACAACTAGAAATAACCTACCCTCCTTTACAGCATCATAGATTCTATCAGACATTGGTAATGAGTGTAAGGGGTTAGAATTCCAAACAAACATAAACGTTATCTTACCCTCTTCAATCTCCTTACCAACTTCAGCCATACCTACAATTCTTGAAGGAGAGTATTTGTGAAGTCCTCGCAAATATTTAAAATCTATTCCGAGTCCTTGAGAATTAGCGTAGAAAAACCCCTTTTTCATCCCAATTAATGCCGGTATTAATGAGATTAATGAGATAGCGTCACCTCCATTTATGCTCCTACCTAACGCAAATCCAATAATTGTTAAAGGTCTTCTATAGTAGTACAGTTCAGCTAACTCATCAATTTTTGAGGAATCCAGACCAGTAGCTTCTTCAATTTCTTCATCATTAAATGAGTATACATAGTTCCTTAATTCCTCTGGCTCATCTAAGAGTGATAAGTCAGCCCAATTTCTCTCAAATAATCTCTTTATGATCCCTATTGCTAAATATACGTCACTCCCAGGTTTCACAATATAGTATTTATTACTCCTCTTAGCGGTTTCCGATATCCTAACATCGATCGTTGCCTTATACTTATCTCTAATCAGATTCCAACCATGGATGAAACTAAATACTAATTCACTTCCCCATATGACAAACGACTCGTACTTAAGAAAATCCTCTGGTAAAGCGCCTATTGAATTACCGTAATGTAACTTAATTGCCTCATGACCTTCTGAACTACATATTGAGTAGTCAGTTGATGCTGCACCTATTACGTTCCATAATCTTGCTGGGTAATACCACGTTAATAGACCTTGGTTTCCATCATAATCAACGTGAAGAATTTCCTCTTTTTTACGTTTTCTTATCTCCTTAACTATTAAGTCTAATGCTTCATCAATATTGCTTAATTTGCCTTCTATATAAACGCTATCGACTCTATTCAATGAGTTTCTCTTTAAATCCGCTATACCTCTAGAACATGTAAACCCGTTAAAAGGAAATGTATCAATTGGTTTATGATTATCGTCAAATATACAAGTATCATAACAGTCTCTTGTGCAAGCGTGAACCATTATTTTTTAAATAGGAAAATACAGAATTTAAGTTTGAGTGAAGAGAGCGACCGTACCTGAAATGTGACGAAATTCCTTTAAGCTGAAAACCTTAGTAGAATTGCGATTAGAATTGCATAGATTCCGAAGAGAGATAATCCCTCTTTGACTTTTATGTTTCTATCCTTTATTATTCCTAAAGCCAATAGACTCGTAGCTAGTATTAATAAAAGGTATAGAAGTGATGGTCTAAGACTAACTGTCTGAGAAATACCTATTATACTTAAGAGTAGCGTCATGTTTTCCAATTTACTGCCTATAAAATTCATTAATGCTGTAGTTGCACTTGATGGCGAATCGGATATCAACTTTATTGCAGTTAAATTTTCCTCTAACTCTGCTGCAATAGGAGTTATTAGTATTGCTAGGATTAATGGTTGGACATTAAACACACTGGCAATACTGCTTATAGTAGAAATTAGATACTTGGATATAAAAATCAGTGGTAAACCTCCTATCATAACATAGGCTAATCCTTTTATTGCATTACCCTTGTTCTTTTCATTTTTTAATATACCTCTATAATTTTTATATCTTCTATAAATATAGTATATATAAGGAGAAAGCAAAAAGAGTCCTATGTAGTAGTTTAACTTACCATATACAATTGCTATACCTAAAATTATTACCGCCAAAAGAAATGAACTATATTCTATATTTATATCGCTATCTAGAGTAATAATATTAGACTTGTACTTCAGATAATAGAAAATAGAGATAAGCCCTATCCCTAAGGTAAGTAATAATATATTTCCACCTAAAGCAGAACCTAACGCAATATCATAAAAACCGTTTAAGACAGCTTGAATCACAATAATAGTTTCCGGCAATGCATTTATGAAACCTAATATTAACCCTCCCGCTATTCCTTTGCCGAAAGACCTTTCTAATTCTCGTGTCCCCTTAGCCATTAAAGTAGCTGAAAATGCAACTAAAATAAGTAAGACTATCAGCTGTAATATTAAAAACCACACCAACTTAATTAATATTTATGTTTTACTTCCCTATAAGCTATAATTAAAAAATTACAAGTATTCCCAAATACCTTTCCCTTTATAATTATAGACTATTGATTTGTAAGCTGTTACATATTGAATTGTATACCCAATCCCCTCTCTGCCAATTCCAGAATCCTTCCTTCCGCCAAACGGGAAATAGCCAATTCCATGTCTAGGATAATCGTTTATATAAATGGCACCCACTTCTAAGAACCTTTGGAGCTTCCTAATCTTGTTTATATCTTTTCCAAATATTGCCGCGTCTAATCCATATTTTCTACTATTGGAAATTTCTAAAGCCTCGTCAATGTTTTTAACTTTAATTAAAAGCGCTGCGGACGCAAATACCTCCTTATTATAGAAGTACATGTCCTTAAGGGTCTCTTTTGGTGCCTCTATTAAAACTGGTTCAATATAAGTAGGACCTAATCTCTTACCTCCAAATAATATTTTCCCACCTTTTTCTACCGCATCTTTTATAGCCTTTTCCCATTCATCAACTGTTTTCACATCTATGACTGGCCCAACAGTGGTTAACGGATCTCTAGGGTCTCCGACCTTAACGGATTTCGTTAATTCCTTTATAAGCAAATCTTTAAGCGTATCATAAACTTCCTCTTCAACTAGAACTAACTTCACTGAATCACATCTTTGACCAGTATAACTTATTATTCCAGCTGCTATTCTCTGGGCAGCCCACGCCAAGTCCGCATCACTCAAAACAATAGCCGGGTCTCCTCCACCTAATTCCATTATGAATTGTTTGATCCCTGCATTCCTTACTACTTCTTCTCCAGTTTCAGTACTTCCAGTTAATGATATAGCTTGAATCCTCTTATCTCCTACCACCTTATTCATATCCCTACCGGGTATTGTAATAATCGCAAACGAATCCTTAGGAAAACTTGCTAATTCCATAACCTTAGCTAACATTAAGATAGGTAATGGGGTTGATGACGGAGGTTTAATAATTATCGCATTTCCAATTACGGTAGTATAAACTATTTTATTTACAGTATCAAATAGAGGATAATTAAACGGAACAATTGAAAGAACAACTCCCACTGGCTCTTTTCTTACAACAGCTTCAGTTTCCAAAGTCTCTGAACTCCAATCACCGGGTACATAGTCTCCTCTTGTCTCTTTAACATCTAGATCTGCTCGTAGTAACCTTTCTATTGCAGCCTTAACCTCGCCTTCTGCAGCAGACTTAGTTTTACCATTATTAATCATTAGCACATTAACGAAATCTTCCTTAAATTTATCTAACAAAGACGCCATCTTCTTGTATATATCTAACCTTTTCTCACCTGGTGTATCTCGTATACTCCACCTTCCTTTTCTATATATATGCTCCAAGGTATCATCTATTTGATTCCAGTTTAATTTAGGAATTTTCCCTATAATATTTAAATCGATTGGACTAATTACATCTTGCCACTCGTCTCCACTGATCCACTGACCCGATAGATAGGTCTTAAAGTAAGGCACCCCATCCTTTAGTTCATAGATTTCCATAAGTTCCTTAGACTTTATCAACACTGATGTTTTCTCCATAATATATATTCATAAATGGAAAAATTTAAATGTTAGACTTTACGTTTTAAACTCATTTAAAAATCTTTCGGCATCCTCAAGAGTGGGCGTCAGCTCATTATCTCCCCTCACTGTTATAACTAAAGTTGATGCTGCTATTCCATGAGCTAACGAGTATTCTATATCTTTTCCCTGCAAGTACAAGGAAACAAATGTCCCTGCCATGGCGTCACCAGCCCCAGTTGGATCCTCAACTGGAACTTTATAGGCATCTTTAAAGGCCTTTACGTTATCTTTATATGCTATAGCCCCTTTAGAACCTAATTTGTAGAGTAAGACTTTAACTCCAAGCTCCTTATACTTCCTATATGCCTCGTCTGGATCTGTAACATCTAGCAAAATTTTGGTATCATCTGGATCAGTTATTAGTACCTCAATATCGTATTTTTTTAATATCGAAAGGATAGTTTCCTTGGCTTTTTCAAGGCTGCTCCAAAGTTTAGGTCTGATATTAGTATCAAGACTTCTAGATTTTGCTAGCTCAAACGCTTTAATCACAGCCTCTTTGGCATTATCACTTATGGCAAGTGTTATCCCAGTGGAATGAACTAACCTAGAGTTCCTAACATAATTTTCATTAATATCTTCTGGAGAAAGTCTACTTCCTGCACTACCTTTTCTGTAATACACCAGTTCACTTTTCATAGGTATTGGATAACCCCTTTGTATGAAATATATCCCAGTGAAAGACTCGTTATCAACCTTTATATGGCTAGTATCAATACCTTGAGCTCTAGAATATTCTATAATGTTCTTACCAAACTCATCATTCCCTACTCTTGCTATTAAACTACATGATAAATGATTCCTAACAACAGCAATGCAGAAATTTAACTCAGATCCTGCTACATGTTTTTCAAAATAGTTTACGAATCTCAACGGACCAGGGTTAAAAGAGTTAAATTGGATTAAAGGCTCTCCCAAAGCTATTACATCAACCATGATAGTATACTATTCTTTCAATATTTTAAGCTCTACAAGTTTCGCCCTTATACCCTCAACTTTCTTAATTAGCTGCCTTTCTTCTTCATCATCTAGTGGGAATATTGGAGGTCTAGGATATCCTAAATCGTATCCTTGGAAATACTTGGTTAATACGTAATTTGAAGATAAGCTCCCAAATATTCTAGACGCCTCTATTACCTCGTCATGAAGGAATTGTAACTTAAGTGCTTCATCAATTTTCCTTTCCATAGCCAATTTCTTAATTGTCACAGTAACCTCTGGAAGATAATTCGAACCTGCTGCAACATTACCATCTAAACCCGTAGAAGCTACCGTTGCTATTAACATATCAGAGCCACTATATACTAACATGTTAGGATTTAGACGTTTGTAGTCTAAGGTGTGAATTATGTTTTCAATAGTATCCTTTACTCCAGTAAAACAGCCTATCTCTTTAGCGACTTTTGCATCTATGTCTTTTCCCGTTGCCGTCGGGTAATTGTACAAATAGACAGGGTGTGGAGATACTTCACACAAGGTCTTAAAATACTTTACCAAATGCTTCTCAGACATTCTTGGGTAATAATATGGAGCATACGAGGCTATACCGACAATATCAAAGTCTTTACTTAATTTAGCCAATCTTATAGCATCGTCTAGATTCAATCCACCAACTTGAAATATTATCTTATTGGTGACGTCATAAACTGCCTTTAAGTTCTCTAACTTCTCCTCTGGAGATAACGAAGGACCAAGACCAGTAGTACCGTTGACGAACAACTTATCTATTCCCTTCCTAATGAGATTCTCCGCATGTATCTTTAATTTTTCCTTATCTATTCTATTATCTTTAGTGAATGGGGTTATGATTGGAGTTATGATTTCTGGCATCCTCAAACACCATAATTCTTCCAGGTTCCCTTGACGACCCAAACCGGTTCTTCAATTACATCTAATGGTATTGGTTCAGCTCTTAGCTGTTCTATTATTTTTTCATTAATTGAAACACCTAGTCCAGGCTTGTATGGAACCTTAACGTGACCTCCTTCAACTGGCGTTTCATTATATACTAAATCCCTTTTCCACTGAGGGAACCAATCATAGAAGTTCTCAAGTAAATACAAATTCTGTGTAACTGCACTTAGTTGTATTTCAACTGCATTCTGTATTGAACCAAAGGCGTTGTGAAAAGCCACCTCTACATCATTAGCTTCAGCTATTTTTATAACACTCCTACCTACTGTTACACCACCTATATTAGTTAAATCTGGTTGCAATATGTTTACAAGACCTTCCTCAACGTAAAACGCAGTTTCCTTTTCACTTATCAGTCTTTCTCCCAATGCAACCCTTAAATGAGTACTGGCTTTATACTTTCTTAAACCAATTACGTCCTCATGATGTACCGGTTCCTCCATAAATCCCGGATTGTATTTTTCCAATCTTTTCGCTATCATAATAGCCGAATTCGCATTAAACCTACCGTGATGCTCTATTAAAATATCCACGTTGTCTCCAACTGCCTCTCTAACAGCCTTTACTCTCTCCTCAGCTTCTCTTAGACCTCTCTCATCTATCCAATCGTAATATGGACCAAACGGATCAAATTTTAAAGCCTTATATCCCATCTTTACAACGTCTTTTGCCTTTTCCGCAAATTCCTCTGGAGTTACGCAGTCCTGATACCATCCGTTTGCGTAGACTGGTACCCTATCCCTGGTTTTTCCTCCTAATAATTTATGAATTGGTGCTCCAAGCTCTTTCCCTATTATATCCCATGAGGCTATATCGATTGCACTTACTGCAGTTGCTGATTCAAAAGACCTAGCTAAATAGAAATCTTGTTTATACCATTCATGATAGTTCTTCTCAACTTCCTCTACCTCTTT belongs to Saccharolobus solfataricus and includes:
- the kdgK gene encoding bifunctional 2-dehydro-3-deoxygluconokinase/2-dehydro-3-deoxygalactonokinase, with the protein product MVDVIALGEPLIQFNSFNPGPLRFVNYFEKHVAGSELNFCIAVVRNHLSCSLIARVGNDEFGKNIIEYSRAQGIDTSHIKVDNESFTGIYFIQRGYPIPMKSELVYYRKGSAGSRLSPEDINENYVRNSRLVHSTGITLAISDNAKEAVIKAFELAKSRSLDTNIRPKLWSSLEKAKETILSILKKYDIEVLITDPDDTKILLDVTDPDEAYRKYKELGVKVLLYKLGSKGAIAYKDNVKAFKDAYKVPVEDPTGAGDAMAGTFVSLYLQGKDIEYSLAHGIAASTLVITVRGDNELTPTLEDAERFLNEFKT
- a CDS encoding molybdopterin-dependent oxidoreductase — encoded protein: MVHACTRDCYDTCIFDDNHKPIDTFPFNGFTCSRGIADLKRNSLNRVDSVYIEGKLSNIDEALDLIVKEIRKRKKEEILHVDYDGNQGLLTWYYPARLWNVIGAASTDYSICSSEGHEAIKLHYGNSIGALPEDFLKYESFVIWGSELVFSFIHGWNLIRDKYKATIDVRISETAKRSNKYYIVKPGSDVYLAIGIIKRLFERNWADLSLLDEPEELRNYVYSFNDEEIEEATGLDSSKIDELAELYYYRRPLTIIGFALGRSINGGDAISLISLIPALIGMKKGFFYANSQGLGIDFKYLRGLHKYSPSRIVGMAEVGKEIEEGKITFMFVWNSNPLHSLPMSDRIYDAVKEGRLFLVVHDPYWSETAKIANVVLPAPTYLEKEDVVYSYWHNYLVFNKPILPKRGITEVELMRMLAIKLEINDNVIFEDEWLAIGKATGVNITELKTKGFVKLLPRYPEGKVRVKPLPEKFSKPSGNIIVFSSHPNYTNSQFKEVYGNKMVIVYNSEFDGIGYLSTNYGKVKVMFKRDPLIPRGVLFIPKSFLFDLDGKPINSIIGFAKGKYGNTPIINTASVKIIKT
- a CDS encoding sodium:calcium antiporter → MVWFLILQLIVLLILVAFSATLMAKGTRELERSFGKGIAGGLILGFINALPETIIVIQAVLNGFYDIALGSALGGNILLLTLGIGLISIFYYLKYKSNIITLDSDINIEYSSFLLAVIILGIAIVYGKLNYYIGLFLLSPYIYYIYRRYKNYRGILKNEKNKGNAIKGLAYVMIGGLPLIFISKYLISTISSIASVFNVQPLILAILITPIAAELEENLTAIKLISDSPSSATTALMNFIGSKLENMTLLLSIIGISQTVSLRPSLLYLLLILATSLLALGIIKDRNIKVKEGLSLFGIYAILIAILLRFSA
- a CDS encoding mandelate racemase/muconate lactonizing enzyme family protein, producing MRIREIEPIVLTSKEKGSATWASIMIVTRVITENGEVGYGEAVPTLRVISVYNAIKQVSKAYIGKEVEEVEKNYHEWYKQDFYLARSFESATAVSAIDIASWDIIGKELGAPIHKLLGGKTRDRVPVYANGWYQDCVTPEEFAEKAKDVVKMGYKALKFDPFGPYYDWIDERGLREAEERVKAVREAVGDNVDILIEHHGRFNANSAIMIAKRLEKYNPGFMEEPVHHEDVIGLRKYKASTHLRVALGERLISEKETAFYVEEGLVNILQPDLTNIGGVTVGRSVIKIAEANDVEVAFHNAFGSIQNAVEIQLSAVTQNLYLLENFYDWFPQWKRDLVYNETPVEGGHVKVPYKPGLGVSINEKIIEQLRAEPIPLDVIEEPVWVVKGTWKNYGV
- the gapN gene encoding NADP-dependent glyceraldehyde-3-phosphate dehydrogenase, which encodes MEKTSVLIKSKELMEIYELKDGVPYFKTYLSGQWISGDEWQDVISPIDLNIIGKIPKLNWNQIDDTLEHIYRKGRWSIRDTPGEKRLDIYKKMASLLDKFKEDFVNVLMINNGKTKSAAEGEVKAAIERLLRADLDVKETRGDYVPGDWSSETLETEAVVRKEPVGVVLSIVPFNYPLFDTVNKIVYTTVIGNAIIIKPPSSTPLPILMLAKVMELASFPKDSFAIITIPGRDMNKVVGDKRIQAISLTGSTETGEEVVRNAGIKQFIMELGGGDPAIVLSDADLAWAAQRIAAGIISYTGQRCDSVKLVLVEEEVYDTLKDLLIKELTKSVKVGDPRDPLTTVGPVIDVKTVDEWEKAIKDAVEKGGKILFGGKRLGPTYIEPVLIEAPKETLKDMYFYNKEVFASAALLIKVKNIDEALEISNSRKYGLDAAIFGKDINKIRKLQRFLEVGAIYINDYPRHGIGYFPFGGRKDSGIGREGIGYTIQYVTAYKSIVYNYKGKGIWEYL
- a CDS encoding bifunctional 2-dehydro-3-deoxy-phosphogluconate/2-dehydro-3-deoxy-6-phosphogalactonate aldolase, yielding MPEIITPIITPFTKDNRIDKEKLKIHAENLIRKGIDKLFVNGTTGLGPSLSPEEKLENLKAVYDVTNKIIFQVGGLNLDDAIRLAKLSKDFDIVGIASYAPYYYPRMSEKHLVKYFKTLCEVSPHPVYLYNYPTATGKDIDAKVAKEIGCFTGVKDTIENIIHTLDYKRLNPNMLVYSGSDMLIATVASTGLDGNVAAGSNYLPEVTVTIKKLAMERKIDEALKLQFLHDEVIEASRIFGSLSSNYVLTKYFQGYDLGYPRPPIFPLDDEEERQLIKKVEGIRAKLVELKILKE